The Acidobacteriota bacterium genome segment GGGGGTGATGTCGACGGTGAGGATGGGCGCCTGGTGCTCGAGCTCGTCTTCGCCTTCGCCGCCGCGCGCCAACAGCTTCGCCGGTCGCCGGTCACGGTCGAGATACGGCAGGCGGGTCGTGCCGCCGACGGCGGTGACTCCGGGCGTCTGGAGCAGGCTCTCCTGCAGGCGCTGGTAAAGAGCGGCGAGGGCGTCCGTTTGCTCGAAATAGGTGCCGGGATACTGCGGCGACATCTCGACCGACACCACCTGCTCGGCGGCGAAACCCGGATCGATCTGTTCGAGGGCGCCGATGGAACGCGCCAGCAGGCCGGCGGCGACCAGCAGAACGGCGGCCAGAGCGACCTCGGCGACCACCAAGAGCCGACGCAGGCGTCCGCCGCCGGCGGTCGAAGAGCTGCGGCCGGCGAGCAGCGAGCGCAGGTCGAGGCGCCAGCCCAGGACGATCGGTGCCAGTCCCGCGACCAGCGCCACGGCGAGGGCGGTGAGGGCGGCGAAGCCGACTTCTTCGAATCCCAGACGGATGTCGAGCCAGGCTGGAAGGGCGGTCGGTGCGAGGTGCGGCAGAAGGGTCAACAGGGCTTTGGCGAGAGCCAAGCCGAGGCCGGCGCCGGCGACGGTCAGGAGGAGGGTCTCGAAGAGTAGCTGGCGGCCGAGACGCAAACCGTGGGCGCCGAGAGCGAGCTGCAGCGAGAAGCTGGTCGTCCGCGCCAGGCTGCGGGCGAGCTGCAGGCTGGAGAGGTTGACCGCGGCGAGGACCATGAAGACCCAGGTCATGACGAACAGCGAGCGCAGGTGAGGGGCGAGGCCGGCGGTGGTGAACTGGCGATATGGCACCAGCCGCGGTTGCCAGTCGGAGTTGGTCTCCGGAAAACGCTCGGCGAGGCCGGCGGCGAGGCCGGTGAGCTCGTCCTGGGCGGCTTCGAGGCTGCTGCCGGTGGCCAGCAGGCCGAGGCCCTGGGGCCAGCGCAGCGGGCGCTGGTCGGCGCGCGCGTCGCCGCTGTCTTGGGTGTCGATCCAGCTCTGGTAGGGCAGCCAGAGCTGGGCGCCTTCGGGGAAGTCGAAGCCGGCCGGCAGCACGCCGGTGATCTGGAAAGTGCCGAGGGAGGTTTGCAGGGTGCGGCCGAGAACCGCCGGATCGGCGCCGAAGCTGCTATGCCAGAGATCGTGTCCGATGACCACCTTGAAGCTGTCGCCGCCCTGGCGGTCGTCGTCGTCGGTGAACAGCTCGCCGAGCAGCGGTTGGACTCCCAAGGCCGGCAGCACGCCGGCGGTGACCAGCGCCGACGGCAGCGAGGTGACCCGCCCGTCGGCGGCGATCAAGTTGTCTCGTCGGGCGGTATAGGCGCCGATCTCGGTGAGCTGGCGGGCGGCGGCGCGGTAGTCGTCCGCATCCGGGATCGACAGCCCGAAGGCACCGCCGGTCTTGGTGGAGATGCTCTCGATGGTCACCAATCGGCCGGCGTCGGCATAGGGCAAGGGACGCAGAAAGGCGGCGTTGACCAGGCTGAAGACGGCGGTGTGGACTCCCAGGCTGGCGCCGAGGATGAGCACCACCAGAAGCGCCAGCAGGCTTTCCCGGCGCAGGCTGGCGAGGGCACGGCGTAGGTCGTGGATCACGGTCCGGGGGCGGCGAGAACGCGACGCGGGACGGGGCTGAAATCAGCCATCACCGGCGGCGGGCTGGAAATTCAGCGTGACGAGCAGGCACATGGTCAAAATGATATTGGATTCTCATTATTAGTCAAGGCGGGCGGCTATCTTCAGGACGCAGGGGCGCATGGCGTGTTGAATCGATTATAAAAACATGCAATAATTTGGATTAGACTGTTAATTAGATTCCGCTTCCGCAGGGGCTGATTGCTCTGCGGCGGCAATCCCCTCGGAGACCCGCCCGAGCTGCGGTGCTCTCGTTGCTCGGGGTGCACCTCACCTTGGGCGGGACTCTCCGGTGCCCGAAAAGGAGGTTCCCATGCGTTGCCGTCTCGTACTGTTTGCCCTGATCTTGCTCGTTGCCTCGCCGCTGCTGGCCGATGGCTTCACCACCCGTCAGGTGCAGACCTTGCCCCAGACCCACGGCGTCAACTATGAGTTCGTCGGCCATCACCACCACCCCGATTTTCTGTCCTCGGCACCTCTGCAGTTCCAGGCGACGGCCCAGGTCGCCGGTCAGAGCGTCTCCTTGATCAGCGATCCGGGAAGCGTCCTGGCGGGGAGCACCTGCTCTGGCCCGTGCAACGTGCAGCCCACCACCAACGAGCTGCTCAACTGCTCGCTGAACACCGGCCTGACCGGTACCACCTCGGTGGTCTGCAACGTCCAGATCATGCGTTTCGCCCAGTACGGCCGGGTCGAGGGGCCCATGTCCTTCAACTGGCTGGTGGTGATGGTGGAGGACGATGCTCTGCTCGCCGGTGAGCTCAGGACGACCCTCGGTCAGAAAGGGCTCGACTATCCGGCGGAGATCGAGCTCGGCGGTCGCATGGTGGTGACGGTGCAGCCGGACGGCCTACCGCCGGTGCGCCTGCTCAGCCGGCGCGAGCCGATCTTCACCGGCATGGTGGCCGGCTGGCCGCCCCACGGCCTCAACCTGGAGCTTTCCAATCCGCCGATCGAGTACTACCTCGAGGGCGAGATCGACGATGCCACCGCCAGCCCGTTCATGGTGGTGACGGCGAACACCGTGCAGCTCGGTCATGAGACCAGCTCGTTCATGGGTAGCCGTCCGACCATCACCCGGGCGGAGCGAGCCAAGGGCGCGGTCGTCGTCGAGTGGACCAGCACCGAAGGCACCGTCCAGGGGCCTCAGCCGAGTCACTACAAGCTCTACCGCAATGCCGCCGGT includes the following:
- a CDS encoding ADOP family duplicated permease, translated to MIHDLRRALASLRRESLLALLVVLILGASLGVHTAVFSLVNAAFLRPLPYADAGRLVTIESISTKTGGAFGLSIPDADDYRAAARQLTEIGAYTARRDNLIAADGRVTSLPSALVTAGVLPALGVQPLLGELFTDDDDRQGGDSFKVVIGHDLWHSSFGADPAVLGRTLQTSLGTFQITGVLPAGFDFPEGAQLWLPYQSWIDTQDSGDARADQRPLRWPQGLGLLATGSSLEAAQDELTGLAAGLAERFPETNSDWQPRLVPYRQFTTAGLAPHLRSLFVMTWVFMVLAAVNLSSLQLARSLARTTSFSLQLALGAHGLRLGRQLLFETLLLTVAGAGLGLALAKALLTLLPHLAPTALPAWLDIRLGFEEVGFAALTALAVALVAGLAPIVLGWRLDLRSLLAGRSSSTAGGGRLRRLLVVAEVALAAVLLVAAGLLARSIGALEQIDPGFAAEQVVSVEMSPQYPGTYFEQTDALAALYQRLQESLLQTPGVTAVGGTTRLPYLDRDRRPAKLLARGGEGEDELEHQAPILTVDITPGYFESMGIPIEAGRDFAWSDNRDRGLVMILSRRAAEQLFPGQPAIGKEARISNDAWARVVGVVGDVRYDPREVDFGAELYYPITQYKAWRQRLAVRLEGSPTALLPAVREALERAAPETGVVEIRRLDSILGETLWQSRLLGWLAPLFAIIALLLAGLAVYGLMAHDLAQRRQELGVRAALGAPRLSLARLVLSWGVRLVAWGVLGGVAIGLATSPVLAASLFGVGSHDPASFTLAVLALLAAGTAACLAPAWRAAKVDPMESLRGT